The following DNA comes from Bacteroidales bacterium.
CAGTTCGGCAAGAATACGATGTGCCGCATTGGGTTCTACGGAGTCCAATTGCTTGCGGCGATCATTGTAAAATTGCAGTACCAGTTCCGGATTTTTGTTCCATCCGTCAATACTGGCCACTTCCATTACATCGTATTGTTCCCAGAGACCACCGGAATCCCGGAATGTGGTAATGCCGCTTTCTGCACTGATCCCTGCTCCTGTCAAAACAACCAATTTCTTTTTCATCTGCTCCGATTGAATATTTATAGTCATTCAAAAATATAAAACAATCGATTATCTCAGTCTGATTTAAAATAAAAAGGATAAAAATCAATTTTTACAGACACATTTTTTTGCATATTTGTAGAATATAGGATGCGGTTCGGCAATTTTTTGAAAGCAAGCTTTCTACAATTGCTCTCACCTTTCACTATATTTGAAGCAAAATACGTAACTTGTAAGATGTTTTAATATGGAAAAAATGAAAAGTATTTTATTTATCTGTTTTCTATTCTTTACACTCTATTCAAATGCCCAGGAAAAGGCACTTTCTGTTGAGAAAATATATGCTACGGGAGTAATTCATACCAAAGGCATCCAGATGATGAAATGGATGGAAGATGGAAAAAGTTACAGCCGCATAGAATTTAATAAGGAAGACAATGCCAATGAAATCGTTCGTTATGATGTAGCAACCAATCATCGTACCGTGATCGTTCCTTCCGGATGGCTGAAAGATGAAGCGACCGGGAAATCATTACGGCTACAGGACTATATCTGGAGTAAAGATAACCGGCAAATGCTTTTGTACCATAATGCGCAAAGGGTGTGGCGATATCCGACAAGGGGGGATTACCAGGTGTTGGATATGGAGACAGGGAAACGTACGGTGCTGGGAAAAGGATTAGCCGGAAAATCATTGATGTTTGCCAAATTTTCTCCGGATGGTAATTATGTAGCCTATGTAAGCCGTAATAATATCTATGTGGAAGATATTTCCAGTCAGAAAATAACCCAGCTTACTTTTGACGGAAGCGACGCGATCATTAACGGTACCTTTGACTGGATGTATGAAGAAGAATTCAGTTGCCGGGATGGGTTTCGATGGAGTCCGGACGGAAAAAGTATTGCCTATTGGCAATCGGATACCAGGGGAACAGGTGTATTTTATATGATTGATAATGTTGATTCCATTTATTCACAGATGATACCATTGCCTTATCCGAAAGTAGGGACTACACTTTCTGCAGTTAAAGTCGGTATTGTACCTGTTTCCGGCGGAGCTACCGAATGGATGGATATTCCCGGTGATCCCCGTGAAAATTATCTCCCACGTATGGATTATGTTCCGGAAAGCAATGATTTGATGGTACATCAGTTCAACCGGGCGCAAAATATCAATACCGTATGGATGCTCAGGAACGGAAAGCCAGAAGTGCTTTTTACCGAGACAGATGATGCCTGGGTAGATGTGAATGATGAGATCAGATGGCTGGATAAGAACCGTTCGTTTACATGGATGAGCGAACGCGACGGATGGTGCCATTTATACAAAATCAGTCGTGACGGAAAAGATATTCAATGTCTTACACCCGGCGCTTTTGATGTAATACAGGTAACTGGTATGGATCAGGAAAAAGGGTATGTTTATTTTATGGCAACAGAAGAAAATTACACCCAGCGTTACCTCTATAGAGCCTCATTGAAAGGTAAGGGCAAAGTGGAGAAAATACCGGTTGACGGGCAATCGGGACAACACTCATATAATTTTTCGCCGACAGGGAAATGGGCGGTACACACTTTTCAAAACGCATCAACCCCTCCGGAATACGGCATGGTACAGTTTCCCCAGAACAAAACGATACGGATACTGGAGGATAATGCTGAAGCCAAGCGGAAATTTGATGACTTGTCTTTGGCAAAAAAAGAATTTATCAAGGTGGATATCGGGGAAATTATATTGGATGCCTGGATGATCAAACCGTTAGGATTTGATCCGGCCAAAAAATATCCGGTGATTGTCCATGTATATGGGGAACCTGCCGGTTCTACCGTTCAGGATAGCTGGTCCGGAGGGGATTTGTGGCATCGTTATCTGGCGCAGGAAGGATATATTGTCGTAAGTATCGATAATCGTGGCGCTAATGTACCCCGTGGCCGGGCATGGCGTAAAAGTATTTACCGGAAAATAGGCATTCTTAATGCAGCTGACCAGGCCGCCGCAATGGAAAAGATGATACAGCAATATGATTTTATCGATCCGGAGAGGATTGGTATATCCGGTTGGAGTGGGGGAGGATCCACTACTTTGACTTGTATGTTCCAATATCCGGAAATTTACAAAACCGGTATTGCTATTGCTTTTATCGCACACCAAAAACTGTACGATGCCGCTTACCAGGAGCGTTATATGGGTTTACCCACAGGTGATGACGACGCTTTTGAACAGGGATCGACAGTTAAGTATGCCGGGAATCTGAAAGGAAATCTGTTATTGGTACATGGTACGGGTGATGATAATGTACATTACCAGAATTGTGAACTGATGATCAATGAACTGGTCCGGCATAAGAAAATGTTTTCCCTGTTGTCTTATCCGATGCGGGGACATGGCATCTATGAAGGCGAAAATACCACCATGCATCTACGCTTGTCGATCGATAAATACTGGAAAGAAAATCTTCCTCCCGGAGGAAGATAAAATAAACTTTTTTGTTGAACATGATACAATTATCTTTGTGAAAAAATATTGATGAAACCGACAATATTTTCATATATCGGGATAGGGATCTGTTCTGTATTTACTACAGGATGCCGGCAGGAAAAGACACCTGAGCAGCCTAATATTATTTATATTTTAGCTGATGACCTGGGTTATGGCGATTTAGGATGTTATGGGCAAAAGTATATCCGTACACCTAATATTGATAAATTAGCTAAAGAGGGTATGCTATTTACCCGTCATTACGCAGGATGTACGGTAAGTGCTCCATCGCGTTCTTCGCTGGTAACCGGATTACATACCGGGCATACACCTATCCGTGGAAACAAGGAACATCAACCGGAAGGACAATATCCTCAACCCGGTGACACTTATACCATAGCCAAAATGTTAAAAGAGAACGGTTATGCTACAGGGTGTTTCGGTAAATGGGGGCTAGGCTATCCGGGATCGGAAGGAGCTCCGGAGAACCAAGGTTTCGATGAGTTTTTTGGCTATAATTGTCAACGTATTGCCCATAATTATTATCCGTATTATCTATGGCACAACAAGGATACAGTATGGCTCAAAGGAAACAGAGGGACTGGCAAAGAGGATTATTCCCAGGATATTATCCAGGAGGAAATCTTAAAATTTATCATTCATCATAAAGATGAACCTTTTTTTGCCTTTTTGACCTATGTTATTCCGCATGCAGAATTGGTGAACCCGGAAGACAGTATCATGCAGACATATGAAGACAAGTTCCCTGAAAAGCCTTATAACGGAGTAGATAGCGGCCCATCATACAAGAATGGGGGTTATGGGAGTACTCCTCATCCGAAGGCCGACTTTGCAGCAATGATTACCCGTTTAGATGCATATGTGGGAGAAATCATTGACTTATTGAAAAAAGAAGGGTTGGATAAAAATACCATTATCATGTTTACCAGTGATAATGGTCCACACCGTGAGGGTGGGGCGGATCCTGATTTTTTCAATAGTTATGGACCTTTGCGGGGTGTAAAGCGTGATTTGTATGAAGGCGGTATCAGGGTACCTTTTGTAGCCTGGTATCCGGGAAAAATTAAAGCGGGAAGCGTAAGCGATCATGTGTCTGCGTTCTGGGATGTAATGCCTACAATTGCCGAATTGTCGGGAAGTGATATCCGGAACCATACAGATGGAATATCATTTTTACCCACATTATTCGGAAAAGGAAAACAAAAAAAACATGAATACCTGTACTGGGAATTTCATGAGCAGGGCGGTAAGATAGCTGTGCAGAAGGGAAACTGGAAAGCAATCTGGCTTAATGTTAATCGTCCTGAAAAAACCAGTATCGAATTGTATGATCTGTCAAAAGACATTCATGAAGACCATGACCTTGCGCAGCGACATCCCGAATTAATCAGTGAATTGGGACGAATTATCCCCCAGGCGCATACCGATTCGGAAGTATTTAAATTCACCATTCCACAGCATATCAACTGATCATTTATAAATTAAAGTACCGGAAGCAATGAAATTACATCATCTTGTATTTAACCCTTATGAAGTAAATACCTATATTATATCAAGCGACAACAAACAAAGCATCATTGTAGATCCGGCATGCTATTCTCCAAATGAGCAGGCTGTGTTGAAAAAATACATTGAAGACAATGAGCTTGAGCCAATCTGGATGATCAATACCCACGGGCATTTCGATCATGTAATAG
Coding sequences within:
- a CDS encoding S9 family peptidase, translating into MKSILFICFLFFTLYSNAQEKALSVEKIYATGVIHTKGIQMMKWMEDGKSYSRIEFNKEDNANEIVRYDVATNHRTVIVPSGWLKDEATGKSLRLQDYIWSKDNRQMLLYHNAQRVWRYPTRGDYQVLDMETGKRTVLGKGLAGKSLMFAKFSPDGNYVAYVSRNNIYVEDISSQKITQLTFDGSDAIINGTFDWMYEEEFSCRDGFRWSPDGKSIAYWQSDTRGTGVFYMIDNVDSIYSQMIPLPYPKVGTTLSAVKVGIVPVSGGATEWMDIPGDPRENYLPRMDYVPESNDLMVHQFNRAQNINTVWMLRNGKPEVLFTETDDAWVDVNDEIRWLDKNRSFTWMSERDGWCHLYKISRDGKDIQCLTPGAFDVIQVTGMDQEKGYVYFMATEENYTQRYLYRASLKGKGKVEKIPVDGQSGQHSYNFSPTGKWAVHTFQNASTPPEYGMVQFPQNKTIRILEDNAEAKRKFDDLSLAKKEFIKVDIGEIILDAWMIKPLGFDPAKKYPVIVHVYGEPAGSTVQDSWSGGDLWHRYLAQEGYIVVSIDNRGANVPRGRAWRKSIYRKIGILNAADQAAAMEKMIQQYDFIDPERIGISGWSGGGSTTLTCMFQYPEIYKTGIAIAFIAHQKLYDAAYQERYMGLPTGDDDAFEQGSTVKYAGNLKGNLLLVHGTGDDNVHYQNCELMINELVRHKKMFSLLSYPMRGHGIYEGENTTMHLRLSIDKYWKENLPPGGR
- a CDS encoding arylsulfatase, whose product is MKPTIFSYIGIGICSVFTTGCRQEKTPEQPNIIYILADDLGYGDLGCYGQKYIRTPNIDKLAKEGMLFTRHYAGCTVSAPSRSSLVTGLHTGHTPIRGNKEHQPEGQYPQPGDTYTIAKMLKENGYATGCFGKWGLGYPGSEGAPENQGFDEFFGYNCQRIAHNYYPYYLWHNKDTVWLKGNRGTGKEDYSQDIIQEEILKFIIHHKDEPFFAFLTYVIPHAELVNPEDSIMQTYEDKFPEKPYNGVDSGPSYKNGGYGSTPHPKADFAAMITRLDAYVGEIIDLLKKEGLDKNTIIMFTSDNGPHREGGADPDFFNSYGPLRGVKRDLYEGGIRVPFVAWYPGKIKAGSVSDHVSAFWDVMPTIAELSGSDIRNHTDGISFLPTLFGKGKQKKHEYLYWEFHEQGGKIAVQKGNWKAIWLNVNRPEKTSIELYDLSKDIHEDHDLAQRHPELISELGRIIPQAHTDSEVFKFTIPQHIN